A portion of the Micromonospora vinacea genome contains these proteins:
- a CDS encoding demethylmenaquinone methyltransferase: protein MSRTPQGQRASLDKQPHEVAAMFDGVAERYDLTNTVISLGQDRSWRRATRAALGLRPGERVLDVGAGTGVSTRELAQSGAYAVGVDLSLGMLHTGKRARPEVPLLAGDALRLPFADASFDAVTISFALRNVNDTDAALRELARVTRPGGRLVVCEFSTPVNPVFRTVYLSYLMRSLPAVARTVSSNPEAYVYLAESVRAWPAQSALAGRVAAAGWGRVAWRNLTGGVVALHRGIRE, encoded by the coding sequence GTGAGCCGTACCCCGCAGGGCCAGCGCGCCAGTCTGGACAAGCAGCCGCACGAGGTCGCCGCGATGTTCGACGGCGTGGCAGAGCGTTACGACCTGACCAACACGGTGATCTCGCTGGGCCAGGACCGCTCCTGGCGCCGGGCCACCCGGGCGGCGCTCGGGCTGCGGCCGGGCGAGCGGGTGCTGGACGTGGGCGCGGGCACCGGCGTCTCGACGCGCGAGCTGGCCCAGTCCGGGGCGTACGCGGTCGGGGTCGACCTGTCACTGGGCATGCTGCACACCGGTAAGCGGGCCCGGCCCGAGGTGCCGCTGCTGGCCGGAGACGCGCTGCGGCTGCCGTTCGCCGACGCCAGTTTCGACGCGGTGACCATCTCCTTCGCGTTGCGCAACGTCAACGACACCGACGCGGCGCTACGTGAGCTGGCCCGGGTGACCCGGCCGGGCGGCCGGCTGGTGGTCTGCGAGTTCAGCACCCCGGTCAACCCGGTCTTCCGGACGGTCTACCTGTCGTACCTGATGCGGTCGTTGCCGGCGGTGGCCCGCACGGTGTCGAGCAACCCCGAGGCGTACGTGTATCTCGCCGAGTCGGTTCGGGCCTGGCCGGCGCAGTCCGCGCTGGCCGGCCGGGTGGCCGCGGCCGGGTGGGGGCGCGTGGCGTGGCGCAACCTGACCGGTGGTGTGGTGGCCCTGCACCGGGGGATCCGCGAGTAG
- a CDS encoding geranylgeranyl reductase family protein: MTAVEHDADVIVVGAGPGGSATAYHLARHGVRVLLLEKTEFPREKVCGDGLTPRAVRQLIRMGVDTSPEAGWLHNRGLRVIGGGVRLELDWPELASFPNYGLVRTRLDFDDLLAQRAVAAGAKLRTSVNVLGPVLDDDGRVTGVEAEVGPGKEPTTFRAPLVVAADGVSGRFPLALGLAKREDRPIGVAVRRYYRSPAKHEDNYLESWLELRSKDSGDNLLPGYGWIFGLGDGRVNVGLGVLNSSSAFGKTNYRRLLTDWLANTPEDWGMTDETNADGPILGAALPMGFNRVPHYTRGVLLVGDSGGMVNPFNGEGIAYAMESGELAAEAIVQALARPAGPERERALMAYPNELKARLGGYYRLGGIFVKLIGRPEIMRIATKHGMPHPTLMRFVLKLLANLTDPRGGDAMDRVINAMTKAAPAV, encoded by the coding sequence ATGACCGCGGTGGAACACGACGCCGACGTCATTGTCGTGGGCGCCGGTCCCGGTGGATCAGCGACTGCGTACCACCTGGCCCGGCACGGCGTACGGGTGCTGTTGTTGGAGAAGACCGAGTTCCCCCGGGAGAAGGTCTGCGGCGACGGGCTGACCCCGCGCGCGGTGCGCCAGCTCATCCGGATGGGTGTGGACACCTCGCCCGAGGCCGGCTGGCTGCACAACCGCGGCCTGCGGGTCATCGGTGGTGGGGTGCGCCTCGAACTGGACTGGCCGGAGCTGGCCAGCTTCCCCAACTACGGTCTGGTGCGCACCCGACTGGACTTCGACGATCTGCTCGCCCAGCGGGCGGTGGCCGCCGGCGCGAAGCTGCGGACCAGCGTCAACGTCCTGGGCCCGGTGCTCGACGATGATGGCCGCGTCACCGGTGTCGAGGCGGAGGTCGGTCCGGGCAAGGAGCCCACCACCTTCCGCGCTCCGCTGGTCGTCGCGGCGGACGGCGTCTCCGGCCGCTTCCCGCTCGCGCTCGGGCTGGCCAAGCGGGAGGACCGGCCGATCGGCGTGGCCGTCCGCCGCTACTACCGCTCGCCGGCCAAGCACGAGGACAACTACCTGGAGTCCTGGCTGGAGCTGCGCAGCAAGGACAGCGGTGACAACCTGCTGCCCGGGTACGGCTGGATCTTCGGCCTCGGTGACGGGCGGGTCAACGTCGGCCTCGGCGTGCTCAACTCGTCCTCGGCGTTCGGCAAGACCAACTACCGCCGGCTGCTCACCGACTGGCTCGCCAACACCCCGGAAGACTGGGGGATGACCGACGAGACCAACGCCGACGGCCCGATCCTCGGCGCCGCGCTGCCGATGGGCTTCAACCGGGTGCCGCACTACACCCGTGGCGTGCTGCTGGTCGGTGACTCGGGCGGCATGGTCAACCCGTTCAACGGCGAAGGCATCGCGTACGCGATGGAGTCCGGCGAACTGGCCGCGGAGGCCATCGTCCAGGCCCTCGCCCGGCCGGCCGGCCCGGAGCGGGAGCGGGCGCTGATGGCGTACCCGAACGAGCTGAAGGCCCGACTCGGCGGTTACTACCGGTTGGGCGGCATCTTCGTGAAACTGATCGGCCGCCCGGAGATCATGCGGATCGCCACCAAACACGGCATGCCGCACCCGACGCTGATGCGTTTCGTCCTCAAGCTGTTGGCCAACCTGACCGACCCGCGTGGCGGGGATGCGATGGACCGGGTCATCAACGCGATGACGAAGGCAGCTCCAGCCGTATAA
- a CDS encoding NADH-quinone oxidoreductase subunit A, producing the protein MSLSPYAPIIGLFALAAAFSLFSVGAARFAGPRRYNKAKLEAYECGIEPSPQPVGGGRFPIKFYLTAMLFIVFDIEIIFLYPWAVSFDALPIFGFVEMVLFIVAVFVAYAYVWRRGGLDWD; encoded by the coding sequence ATGTCGCTCTCGCCTTACGCACCGATCATCGGGCTGTTCGCCCTCGCCGCGGCGTTCTCGCTGTTTTCCGTTGGCGCCGCCCGCTTCGCCGGTCCCCGTCGCTACAACAAGGCCAAACTCGAGGCTTACGAGTGCGGCATCGAGCCCAGCCCGCAGCCGGTCGGCGGCGGGCGGTTCCCGATCAAGTTCTACCTGACGGCGATGCTCTTCATCGTCTTCGACATCGAGATCATCTTCCTCTACCCCTGGGCGGTCTCGTTCGACGCTCTGCCGATCTTCGGCTTCGTGGAGATGGTCCTGTTCATCGTCGCGGTCTTCGTTGCGTACGCCTACGTGTGGCGGCGCGGCGGCCTGGACTGGGACTGA
- a CDS encoding NuoB/complex I 20 kDa subunit family protein, translating to MGIEEKLPAGVLLTSVEKLVNWSRKSSVWGATFGLACCAIEMMAAGGPHYDMGRWGMEVFRASPRQADLMIVAGRVSQKMAPVLRQIYDQMAEPRWVLSMGVCASSGGMFNNYAIVQGVDHVVPVDMYLPGCPPRPEMLIDAILKLREKIMYEPLGPNGRKMLAARQERGDVPVVPYGSMPSSYRSDKARRAEWTRAVREGREEQLRIENWMNAQNHLHPQVGPK from the coding sequence ATGGGCATCGAGGAGAAGCTTCCCGCCGGCGTCCTGCTCACCTCGGTGGAGAAGCTGGTCAACTGGTCTCGGAAGTCGTCCGTTTGGGGCGCCACCTTCGGCCTGGCCTGCTGCGCCATCGAGATGATGGCCGCCGGTGGTCCGCACTACGACATGGGCCGCTGGGGCATGGAGGTCTTCCGGGCGTCGCCCCGGCAGGCCGACCTGATGATCGTGGCCGGCCGGGTGAGTCAGAAGATGGCCCCGGTGCTGCGCCAGATCTACGACCAGATGGCCGAGCCGCGCTGGGTGCTCTCGATGGGCGTCTGCGCCAGCAGCGGCGGCATGTTCAACAACTACGCGATCGTGCAGGGCGTCGACCACGTCGTGCCGGTCGACATGTACCTCCCCGGCTGCCCGCCCCGGCCGGAGATGCTCATCGACGCGATCCTCAAGCTCCGCGAGAAGATCATGTACGAGCCGCTGGGCCCGAACGGTCGCAAGATGCTCGCTGCCCGCCAGGAGCGCGGTGACGTTCCGGTAGTGCCCTACGGCTCGATGCCCTCCTCGTACCGCAGCGACAAGGCGCGGCGCGCCGAGTGGACCCGGGCGGTCCGCGAGGGCCGCGAGGAGCAGCTGCGCATCGAGAACTGGATGAACGCTCAGAACCACCTCCACCCGCAGGTAGGCCCGAAATGA
- a CDS encoding NADH-quinone oxidoreductase subunit C: MTSPTDKPNDGGVPVPVVPAGATSGAPAELPPASPAGRGMFGNQGTGDVSGYGGLVRQRQPIEEASRPYGGYFDEVRDALEEAYPAFGDAIEKVVVDRGELTLHVRPERIAEVCQVMRDDLALRFELCSSVSGVDYLGADERRLHVVYLLTSMTYRRRVRLEAAVSVEAPHLPSVTAVYPTADWQEREAYDMFGIVFDGHPSLTRILMPDDWEGHPQRKDYPLGGVPVEYKGAEIQPPNERRSYQ, encoded by the coding sequence ATGACGTCACCCACGGACAAGCCAAACGACGGCGGGGTGCCGGTGCCGGTGGTGCCGGCCGGCGCCACCAGTGGTGCCCCCGCCGAGCTTCCGCCGGCCAGCCCGGCCGGTCGCGGGATGTTCGGCAACCAGGGCACCGGCGACGTGTCCGGTTACGGCGGCCTGGTCCGCCAGCGCCAGCCCATCGAGGAGGCTTCCCGCCCGTACGGGGGCTACTTCGACGAGGTCCGCGACGCGCTGGAGGAGGCGTACCCGGCCTTCGGTGACGCGATCGAGAAGGTAGTGGTCGACCGGGGTGAGCTGACCCTGCACGTACGCCCGGAGCGGATCGCCGAGGTCTGCCAGGTGATGCGGGACGACCTGGCGCTGCGGTTCGAGCTGTGCTCCTCGGTGTCCGGCGTGGACTACCTGGGCGCCGACGAACGCCGGCTGCACGTGGTCTACCTGCTCACCTCGATGACGTACCGGCGGCGGGTCCGGCTGGAGGCCGCGGTCTCCGTCGAGGCCCCGCACCTGCCCAGCGTGACCGCCGTCTACCCGACTGCGGACTGGCAGGAGCGCGAGGCGTACGACATGTTCGGCATCGTCTTCGACGGCCACCCCAGCCTGACCCGGATCCTGATGCCGGACGACTGGGAGGGCCACCCGCAGCGCAAGGACTACCCGCTCGGCGGCGTCCCCGTCGAGTACAAGGGCGCGGAGATCCAACCGCCGAACGAGCGGAGGTCGTACCAGTGA
- a CDS encoding NADH-quinone oxidoreductase subunit D, whose amino-acid sequence MTTSNYASERETDEGRVFTVTGGDWDTIVAGTDPINDERIVVNMGPQHPSTHGVLRLILELEGETVREARSVVGYLHTGIEKNLEYRNWVQGSTFVTRMDYLAPIFNETAYALAVEKLLGITDDITERATTIRVLMMELNRISSHLVWLATTGMELGAISIMLYGFREREYILDIFETITGLRMNHAYVRPGGVAQDVPDDAIVKIREFLKMMPKKLKEYEDLLSGQPIWTERTKNVAVLDVTGCVALGITGPVLRSAGLAWDLRKTMPYCGYETYEFDVPTHPDGDVWGRYQVRLAEIRESMKLVEQALDRLRPGPVMVADRKIAWPAQLAIGVDGMGNSLEHVAKIMGQSMESLIHHFKLVTEGFRVPPGQVYVAIEAPRGELGVHAVSDGGTRPYRVHYREPSFVNLQALPAMAEGGLIADVIAGGASLDPVMGGCDR is encoded by the coding sequence GTGACGACGTCGAACTACGCCAGCGAGCGCGAGACCGACGAGGGCCGGGTCTTCACCGTCACCGGTGGGGACTGGGACACGATCGTCGCGGGCACCGACCCGATCAACGACGAGCGGATCGTGGTCAACATGGGTCCGCAGCACCCGTCCACGCACGGGGTGCTGCGGCTGATCCTGGAGCTGGAGGGCGAGACGGTCCGTGAGGCCCGCTCGGTCGTCGGCTACCTGCACACCGGCATCGAGAAGAACCTCGAATACCGCAACTGGGTCCAGGGTTCGACGTTCGTGACCCGGATGGACTACCTCGCCCCGATCTTCAACGAGACGGCGTACGCGCTCGCGGTCGAGAAGCTGCTCGGCATCACCGACGACATCACCGAGCGGGCCACCACGATCCGCGTGCTGATGATGGAGCTCAACCGGATCTCGTCGCACCTGGTCTGGCTGGCCACCACCGGCATGGAGCTGGGCGCGATCTCGATCATGCTGTACGGCTTCCGCGAGCGGGAGTACATCCTCGACATCTTCGAGACCATCACCGGTCTGCGGATGAACCACGCGTACGTCCGGCCGGGCGGTGTGGCGCAGGACGTGCCGGACGACGCGATCGTCAAGATCCGCGAGTTCCTCAAGATGATGCCGAAGAAGCTCAAGGAGTACGAGGACCTTCTCTCCGGCCAGCCGATCTGGACCGAGCGGACGAAGAACGTCGCGGTGCTGGACGTCACCGGCTGCGTGGCCCTCGGCATCACCGGCCCGGTGCTGCGCTCCGCCGGCCTCGCCTGGGACCTGCGCAAGACCATGCCGTACTGCGGCTACGAGACGTACGAGTTCGACGTGCCGACCCACCCCGACGGTGACGTGTGGGGCCGCTACCAGGTCCGGCTCGCCGAGATCCGGGAGTCGATGAAGCTTGTCGAGCAGGCACTGGACCGGCTCCGGCCGGGCCCGGTGATGGTCGCCGACCGCAAGATCGCCTGGCCGGCGCAGCTGGCCATCGGCGTGGACGGCATGGGCAACTCGCTGGAGCACGTCGCGAAGATCATGGGTCAGTCGATGGAGTCGCTGATCCACCACTTCAAGCTGGTGACCGAGGGCTTCCGGGTCCCGCCCGGCCAGGTGTACGTCGCCATCGAGGCGCCCCGCGGCGAGTTGGGCGTCCACGCGGTCTCCGACGGCGGCACCCGGCCCTACCGGGTGCACTACCGGGAGCCGAGCTTCGTCAACCTGCAGGCCCTCCCGGCGATGGCCGAGGGCGGCCTGATCGCCGACGTGATCGCCGGCGGCGCCTCGTTGGACCCGGTGATGGGCGGGTGTGACAGGTGA
- the nuoE gene encoding NADH-quinone oxidoreductase subunit NuoE, translating into MTTTFTDETRERAREIIARYPADRSRSALLPLLHLVQAEEGYVSPAGVAFCAEVLGLNKAQVGAVATFYTMYKRKPTGDFLVSVCTNTMCNVLGGQEVYDTLAEHLGVGHDETTADGTITLEHAECLAACDYGPVMTVNYDFFDGVDASTAVGVVDELRAGGRPMPTRGARLCTLKEMAVQLAGFADERDGAVADGGPGEPTLRGLRLAQQHGVSVPGFDPNTPIRSKAEADKAAAEAKAKAEAAKPAPVEASAAPVKGGDGASAPTGAAGVAEPAKPADATGPAKPADATGSTTRDVKAPDDKSPQVRTAETRQPDAGTAVPDAPGTKVPTDGTGTAPEAGDARAAEAAGVAANAPAGDGKPAGDEAGAQERNLTEAKAGTDADGAGPADANETGAQK; encoded by the coding sequence ATGACGACGACTTTCACTGACGAGACCCGGGAGCGGGCGCGCGAGATCATCGCCCGTTACCCGGCGGACCGGTCCCGCTCGGCGTTGCTGCCGCTGCTGCACCTGGTGCAGGCCGAAGAGGGGTACGTCTCCCCGGCCGGGGTGGCCTTCTGCGCGGAGGTGCTGGGGCTGAACAAGGCCCAGGTCGGCGCGGTGGCCACCTTCTACACGATGTACAAGCGCAAGCCGACCGGTGACTTCCTGGTCAGCGTCTGCACCAACACGATGTGCAACGTGCTCGGTGGCCAGGAGGTCTACGACACCCTCGCCGAGCACCTGGGCGTCGGGCACGACGAGACCACAGCGGACGGCACGATCACGCTGGAGCACGCCGAGTGCCTGGCGGCGTGCGACTACGGCCCGGTGATGACCGTCAACTACGACTTCTTCGACGGCGTGGACGCCTCCACCGCTGTCGGTGTGGTCGACGAGCTGCGGGCCGGTGGCCGGCCGATGCCGACCCGCGGCGCCCGGCTCTGCACCCTCAAGGAGATGGCGGTGCAGCTCGCCGGTTTCGCCGACGAGCGTGACGGCGCGGTCGCCGACGGCGGGCCGGGCGAGCCCACCCTGCGCGGGCTGCGACTGGCCCAGCAGCACGGCGTCTCCGTGCCGGGCTTCGACCCGAACACCCCGATCCGCAGCAAGGCCGAGGCCGACAAGGCCGCCGCCGAGGCGAAGGCGAAGGCGGAGGCCGCCAAGCCGGCACCCGTCGAGGCCAGTGCGGCGCCGGTCAAGGGTGGCGACGGGGCGTCCGCCCCGACGGGGGCGGCCGGGGTCGCCGAGCCGGCGAAGCCGGCAGACGCCACCGGGCCGGCGAAGCCGGCAGACGCCACCGGCAGCACCACGCGGGACGTCAAGGCACCGGACGACAAGTCGCCGCAGGTGCGTACCGCCGAGACCCGGCAGCCGGACGCGGGCACCGCAGTGCCGGACGCCCCCGGCACCAAGGTCCCGACGGACGGCACCGGCACCGCGCCCGAGGCTGGCGACGCGCGGGCGGCCGAGGCCGCCGGCGTGGCGGCCAACGCGCCGGCCGGCGACGGCAAGCCCGCCGGCGACGAGGCCGGGGCGCAGGAGCGCAACCTCACCGAAGCGAAGGCTGGGACGGACGCCGACGGCGCCGGACCGGCGGACGCGAACGAAACGGGGGCCCAGAAGTGA
- the nuoF gene encoding NADH-quinone oxidoreductase subunit NuoF, whose amino-acid sequence MTTPRPETLAKLTPVLTKRWLSPDAWQIGTYEQLDGYAALRKALKAHPDDLIQLIKDSGLRGRGGAGFPTGLKWGFIPQGDGKPHYLVVNADEGEPGTCKDLPLMTHDPHALVEGVIIASYAIRAARAYIYIRGEAVHAARRLRNAVQEAYDKGYLGRNILRSGYDLELVVHSGAGAYICGEETALLDSLEGFRGQPRLRPPFPATHGLYASPTVVNNVGTIASVPPIVLGGADWWKSMGTEKSSGPMIYSLSGRVANPGQYECSMGVTLRELLELAGGMQPGHNLRFWTPGGSSTPLLAAEHLDVPLDFEGVAAAGSILGTTATQIFSDQDCPVYATYRWLEFYHHESCGKCTPCREGNYWMVRVYRRILAGQGTHEDLDTLLDTCDNILGRSFCGLGDGATSSVTSSLQYFKQDYLDYIEGRTAPKLSDKQLVGAH is encoded by the coding sequence GTGACCACTCCCCGCCCGGAGACGCTGGCCAAGCTGACGCCGGTGCTGACCAAGCGCTGGCTGTCGCCGGACGCCTGGCAGATCGGCACGTACGAGCAGCTGGACGGCTACGCCGCGCTGCGCAAGGCGCTCAAGGCCCACCCGGACGACCTGATCCAGCTCATCAAGGACTCCGGGCTGCGGGGCCGAGGTGGCGCAGGCTTCCCCACCGGCCTCAAGTGGGGCTTCATCCCGCAGGGCGACGGTAAGCCGCACTACCTGGTGGTCAACGCCGACGAGGGCGAGCCGGGCACCTGCAAGGACCTGCCGCTGATGACCCACGACCCGCACGCGCTGGTCGAGGGCGTGATCATCGCGTCGTACGCGATCCGGGCCGCCCGCGCCTACATCTACATCCGGGGCGAGGCGGTGCACGCCGCGCGCAGGCTGCGCAACGCGGTCCAGGAGGCGTACGACAAGGGTTACCTGGGCCGGAACATCCTGCGCAGCGGCTACGACCTGGAGCTGGTGGTGCACTCCGGCGCCGGGGCGTACATCTGCGGCGAGGAGACGGCGCTGCTGGACTCGCTGGAGGGGTTCCGGGGTCAGCCCCGGCTGCGCCCGCCGTTCCCGGCCACCCACGGCCTGTACGCGAGCCCGACTGTGGTGAACAACGTCGGCACCATCGCCAGCGTGCCGCCGATCGTGCTCGGTGGGGCCGACTGGTGGAAGAGCATGGGCACCGAGAAGTCCTCCGGGCCGATGATCTACTCGCTCTCCGGCCGGGTCGCCAACCCGGGCCAGTACGAGTGCTCGATGGGTGTCACGCTGCGCGAGCTGTTGGAGCTGGCCGGTGGCATGCAGCCCGGCCACAACCTGCGGTTCTGGACCCCGGGCGGCTCGTCCACCCCGCTGCTCGCCGCCGAGCACCTGGACGTGCCACTGGACTTCGAGGGGGTGGCGGCGGCCGGCTCGATCCTCGGCACCACTGCCACCCAGATCTTCTCCGACCAGGACTGCCCGGTCTACGCGACGTACCGGTGGCTGGAGTTCTACCACCACGAGTCGTGCGGCAAGTGCACCCCGTGCCGTGAGGGCAACTACTGGATGGTCCGGGTCTACCGGCGGATCCTCGCCGGTCAGGGCACCCACGAAGACCTGGACACCCTGCTGGACACCTGCGACAACATCCTCGGCCGCTCGTTCTGCGGCCTGGGTGACGGCGCGACCAGCTCGGTGACCTCCTCGCTGCAGTACTTCAAGCAGGACTACCTCGACTACATCGAGGGACGTACCGCGCCGAAGCTGTCGGACAAGCAGTTGGTGGGAGCGCACTGA
- a CDS encoding NADH-quinone oxidoreductase subunit G → MTDVVKAPETVTLTIDGVEVTAPKGTLLIRVAEQMGTEIPRFCDHPLLAPAGACRQCLVEVEGQRKPVASCTQTVADGMVVRTQITSPVAKKAQEGVMELLLLNHPLDCPMCDKGGECPLQNQAMSTGRTDSRFHEHKREYEKPMAISSQVLLDRERCVLCQRCTRFSEEIAGDKFIDLMGRSSAEEINIYRDDAYGEEGDAGDVPFNSYFSGNTVQICPVGALTGAQYRFRARPFDLVSSPSVCEHCSAGCGQRTDWRRGKVLRRLAGDEPAVNEEWNCDKGRWGFQYTRAADRLTTPLVRDEHTGELREASWSEALTVAAEGLHIARESGQGTAVLTGGRLTVEDAYAYAKFARVALNTNDIDFRARPVSREEADFLASSVAGVTDVTYTDVENAPAVVLVGLEPEEECPILFLRLRKAYLKKTLTVYALAPFATRGLEKLGAKLARVVPGEEASVLAEHATVSEALSAPGAILIVGERLASVPGGLSAAADVARRTGAKLAWVPRRAGDRGAVDAGCLPNLLPGGRLVTEPAARAELGEAWDIPAGVIPSQAGRDTDGILSAAANGQLGALVVGGVDPADLADPRLAEAALDAVPFLVSLELRASAVTRRANVVLPVAPVAEKAGSFLDWEGRLRPFEAVLNTAAMTDGRVLDALAALLDVRLGTADVLSVRRELATLPATRMSRPTAPSVAPGRVPEPKAGEAVLATWHQLVDLGTLTEGDENLAGTARPPVVRLGKGTAEALGVVDGDAVTVGTDRGALTLPAELTEMPDGVVWLPTNSPGSTVRRSLGATSGAVVRISVPATGTAIPAGRVAADETGLPGPLLNSGGNQ, encoded by the coding sequence ATGACTGACGTCGTAAAGGCCCCCGAGACCGTCACCCTCACCATCGACGGCGTCGAGGTCACCGCCCCCAAGGGGACGCTGCTGATCCGGGTCGCCGAGCAGATGGGCACCGAGATCCCCCGGTTCTGCGACCACCCGCTGCTGGCCCCGGCCGGCGCCTGCCGGCAGTGCCTGGTCGAGGTGGAGGGGCAGCGCAAGCCGGTGGCCTCCTGCACCCAGACCGTCGCCGACGGCATGGTCGTGCGGACCCAGATCACCTCCCCGGTGGCCAAGAAGGCGCAGGAGGGGGTGATGGAGCTGCTGCTGCTCAACCACCCGCTGGACTGCCCGATGTGTGACAAGGGCGGCGAGTGCCCGCTCCAGAACCAGGCAATGTCCACCGGCCGCACCGACTCGCGCTTCCACGAGCACAAGCGGGAGTACGAGAAGCCGATGGCGATCAGCAGCCAGGTGCTGCTGGACCGCGAGCGTTGTGTCCTCTGCCAGCGGTGCACCCGGTTCTCCGAGGAGATCGCCGGCGACAAGTTCATCGACCTGATGGGCCGGTCGTCCGCCGAGGAAATCAACATCTACCGGGACGACGCGTACGGCGAGGAGGGCGACGCCGGCGACGTTCCGTTCAACTCCTACTTCTCCGGCAACACCGTCCAGATCTGCCCGGTGGGCGCGCTGACCGGTGCCCAGTACCGCTTCCGCGCCCGCCCGTTCGACCTGGTCTCCAGCCCGAGCGTCTGCGAGCACTGCTCGGCGGGCTGCGGGCAGCGCACCGACTGGCGGCGTGGCAAGGTGCTGCGCCGGCTGGCCGGCGACGAGCCCGCGGTGAACGAGGAGTGGAACTGCGACAAGGGCCGCTGGGGCTTCCAGTACACCCGCGCCGCCGACCGGCTGACCACTCCGCTGGTCCGCGACGAGCACACCGGTGAGCTGCGCGAGGCGTCCTGGAGCGAGGCGCTCACCGTCGCCGCCGAAGGGCTGCACATCGCGCGGGAGAGCGGGCAGGGCACGGCGGTGCTCACCGGCGGTCGGCTGACCGTCGAGGACGCGTACGCGTACGCCAAGTTCGCCCGGGTCGCGTTGAACACCAACGACATCGACTTCCGGGCCCGGCCGGTCTCCCGCGAGGAGGCCGACTTCCTGGCCAGCTCGGTCGCCGGGGTCACCGACGTCACCTACACCGACGTGGAGAACGCGCCGGCGGTGGTGCTGGTCGGCCTGGAGCCCGAGGAGGAGTGCCCGATCCTCTTCCTGCGCCTGCGCAAGGCGTACCTGAAGAAGACCCTGACGGTGTACGCGCTGGCGCCCTTCGCCACCCGCGGCCTGGAGAAGCTCGGTGCCAAGCTGGCCCGGGTGGTTCCGGGCGAGGAGGCCAGCGTGCTCGCCGAGCACGCCACTGTCAGCGAGGCGCTGAGCGCACCGGGCGCGATCCTGATCGTCGGTGAGCGGTTGGCCTCCGTGCCGGGTGGGCTCTCCGCCGCGGCCGACGTGGCCCGGCGTACCGGCGCGAAGTTGGCCTGGGTGCCGCGGCGCGCGGGTGACCGCGGCGCTGTCGACGCGGGTTGCCTGCCCAACCTGCTCCCCGGTGGACGGCTGGTCACCGAGCCGGCCGCCCGGGCCGAGCTGGGTGAGGCGTGGGACATCCCGGCCGGGGTGATTCCGAGCCAGGCCGGCCGGGACACCGACGGCATCCTGAGCGCGGCCGCCAACGGGCAGCTCGGCGCGCTTGTCGTCGGCGGTGTCGACCCGGCCGACCTGGCCGACCCGCGACTGGCGGAGGCCGCCCTGGACGCGGTGCCGTTCCTGGTCAGCCTCGAACTGCGCGCCAGCGCGGTGACCCGGCGCGCGAACGTGGTGCTGCCTGTCGCCCCGGTGGCCGAGAAGGCCGGCAGCTTCCTGGACTGGGAGGGTCGGCTGCGCCCGTTCGAGGCGGTGCTGAACACCGCCGCGATGACCGACGGCCGGGTGCTCGACGCACTGGCAGCGCTGCTCGACGTGCGCCTCGGCACTGCCGACGTGCTGAGCGTGCGTCGCGAGCTGGCCACGCTGCCGGCGACGCGGATGTCCCGACCGACCGCGCCGTCGGTAGCGCCGGGCCGGGTGCCGGAGCCGAAGGCCGGGGAGGCCGTGCTGGCTACCTGGCACCAGCTGGTGGACCTCGGCACCCTGACCGAGGGCGACGAGAACCTCGCCGGAACCGCCCGTCCGCCGGTGGTCCGGCTGGGTAAGGGCACCGCCGAGGCGCTCGGTGTGGTCGACGGTGACGCGGTCACTGTCGGCACCGACCGGGGGGCGCTGACCCTGCCGGCGGAACTCACCGAGATGCCGGACGGCGTGGTCTGGCTGCCGACCAACTCACCCGGCTCGACAGTGCGGCGCAGCCTCGGGGCGACGTCCGGCGCGGTCGTCCGGATCTCCGTCCCCGCAACGGGTACGGCCATCCCGGCCGGACGTGTGGCGGCCGACGAGACCGGTCTCCCGGGTCCGCTCCTCAACTCCGGGGGTAACCAGTGA